The genomic segment TGATCTTCCATTGTCCCATCCCTAAAACGGGACCAGATCGTGATCCTCATACAAGATGGTAAGAAGAAAAGTGCTTTGTCAGATGCTTCAGAATCTCTCTggggggcaccctgggtggctcagcggtttggtgctgccatcagcctggggcgtgattctggagacccgggattgagtcccacatcaggctccctgcatggagcctgcttctccctctgcctgtgtctctgcctttctctctgtgtttctctgtgtctctcatgaataaataaataaaatcttaaaaaaaaaatctctctggaGATTTACTCACCAGGTCTAGCCACCCCCAGGCATCTGCTCCCTGATAATCTGATATGCACCCTCCATCCCAGATCACAGGTTGAAAACCTGAGCATGTCACTAGCTGGAGTGCATGACTGAAGGGAAATCCCTTCCTGATAAGAATTTCTGGGATTTCAAGGGTCATATTTAGAAGTCTGGGCTTTCTAGTCAGAGTGCTTCCAACAATGCACAGCGCTTTCTTGAGTTGTGGAAATGGGCCTGGCCTGGAGAGTTCAAGCCTGTTCAGAagaatttattatctcattggCCTTAGTTTGTGGTTCCCCCACGGGGAAAAGAGGGGACTGGAGAGGATTAGCTCTGTGTCAGTTTGGTCTTCTCCTCCCAGCCTTTCCATCTGCATTGTTCATATCCATGAGGATTGCGTCTGATTGCACATAACAGGAACTAACGACAGTGTCTATCTCAAAAACGCTCAGAAACAGTACCCGTCTCACTTTCACGGCGTGAATCACAGGCCAAAGAGAAGGGGGATGATCACACTATGGGGAATCATTCCTGCTTTCACATGCTTGTCACCTCTCTGATAGCTCAATTTAGATCTCCCTCCTCACTTGACCCCATTGCATCTTCCTTCCTGGCACTTACCACACCACTCAATATCAGATGCACTCTTTCTTGTTTACTTATGTCTTCTCTAGTTTCTAGAATTGTGCCTACcttatagtaggtgctcaagaaatactcgttaagggacacctgggtggctcagtggttgagcgtctgccttctgctcaggttgtgatcctggggtcctgggatcatgtcctgcattgggctccctgcagggagcctgcttctctctgcctgtgtctctgcctctctctctctctctctctctgtctctcatgaataaataaataaaatttaaaaaaagaaatactcattaaataattaaatgcatCATTGCATTGGCAATTTCTTAACAACTGAATGCGGCAAGCAGGGTAAAGGATGCTGTTAATCcctttacagatagggaaactgaggcccagaaggttGACTTCAGTAAAGCCACCAGGGAACTCAGGTAGCCTCAGTCCTTTGATTCCTAATCAAGGCCCAGGGGGTAGGAGGTTAGGAGATAGAGAGGCTTTCCGACATGCCCCTGGCCTGTGTCCCAGATCTGTGAAAGATCTCTTTGGGGCTGCTGTTCAGAAACTTGACAAATTACTCAGGGATAaggtaatttaaaagaaaaggagataataaattatttccaaCAAAGAACCTGGTACTAGGGATTTTAGAAACCAGTtgcctgggacgcctgggtaccttagcggttgagcgtctgcctttggctcaggtggtgatcctgggatggagtcccacattgggctccctgcatggagcctgcttctccctctgcctgtgtctctgcctctctctgtgtgtctctcatgaataaataaataaaatcttaaaaaaggaaagaagaagaaagaaagaaagaaagaaagaaagaaagaaagaaagaaagaaagaagaaaaagaaagaaagaaagaaagaaagaaagaaagagaaagaaagaaaaagaagaaagaaagaaagaaagaagaaagaaagaaagaagaaagaaagaaagaaagaaagaaagaaagaaagaaagaaagaaagaaagaaagaaagaaaccagtggCCTGAGTGTTGGACAAGGAAGGGTGACATTATCACCCAACAGGTGGCTTTTGGATGGCCTCAATTTCACCCCTACCCCTACCTCCACTACTTACCCTGCCCCCATAGGTGGTGAGCTCCCCGTCCCCGGAGGTGTTTAAGCAGAGGCTGGATGTCTGCTTACGGGGTATGCCAGAATTGGGGTTTTGTATTCCCGTCCTGGTAGGAGAGGGCAGGCCGTCCCAGACACAGAACAGGTGGTGTAGGCAGTGGGTCCAGCACCCGCAAGGAAAGGAGGCTTTGCGCCACCTGGTGGACCTATCTTTGAACTGCAGGCCTTTCCAGGGGGAGAAGCCCAGCTCCTGAGTGTCCCCAGAGTCCTGGGCAGTGAAGACAGATTAGGCCTCTGACGGCCTCAAAGGGACCCGAGTTAGTGTGTGAGAGCTCGGCGGAGCCTCAGCGTAGATCCAGGCACCAGTAGGCTCCCGAGGGGCCACTGTTACAGGGAGGATTTATTAACAGAACTCAAGGCTTGCTAAGGCATGTGCCTGGGATTGGAGGGGACACAGCCCCCCTAAACTCAATCCAGATTCCTGGGAGGACAAACCGAGAAGTCACCTGGCAGGAGGAGGctcatttcttcattctgctTGCCTCTGTATCTGGGAGTGACCCTGGACTCTCTTTGCCCAGAAGTAAAACTTCCCAGTTCAGCTCCACATGAGCCTCCGTAAAACCACCCATAAAAAAGCAACACCtcgggatgcccgggtggctcagtggttcagggcctgcctttggctcagggtgtaatcccggggtcccaggattgggtcggcatcaggctccctgcctggagcctgcttctccctctgcctgtgtctctgcctctctctgtgtgtctctcatgaatgaataaataaaatcttaaaaaaaaaaaaaaacctctaaaagtGTTTTGCCTGGTGGATGTCACGTCCAAAGAGTGTGTACCAAAGTGcatattttcattatgtttgttATTGGATTGCATCATTCATTATCATCAAAGGCCCTTTACAACTGCTAGTAGAAGCCACGACAGGCCTTGCCCATCACCAGGACCACATGGCATGCCTTTAATTGAGCAAAAGCGTAGACGTTTGAAAGATCAGTGAGTCCATGCAGCCCCCTGTGAGGTAAGTGTTGGATTATGCTCAGCCCCCCTAAAACACTGAAATGGGCTCCAGCTCCCAGCCCAGCCTTCCTTCTGCTCTGGGCAGTGAAGCTCAGGGCTCAGTTACTCCCTAAGAGACATGTACTCCCTGCCCAGCGCTGGGCCCTGGCCAGCTGCCCTTCTCACCACTTCTCCTTTCATTTTCACTTCAGTTCTGAGAAGAGGGCATAGTTTTAACCAACAGTTCATCCCAAGCCTGGTCCTGGGTGACAGAGGCCCATCAGGATCCTGCAAAGTGGGGCAGGGAACCCCGGTCCAGGACCTGGGGTTTTCTCCTGAGTGAACACTTGAAGGCCCCCTGTGTGAACTGGCTCTAAATCATGTCTTTCCCCAGCATCAGCTGGCCCATGAAGTGGGGTATGTGCAGTTGGTGCTGTTGGGGTTGACACAGGACAGCCCCTGCCTGTTCCCAAAGGCTCTCTCCTCCCCCTTGTGATGATCTCAGCCCCAGTCCTGGTCTATTTTCCCGCCTTGTGAACAAGGCTGACCCAAGGATGTAACTCGGGGACCCCTTTGCCCTGGCCCAGGAACGGGCCTCTGTGGTCAGCCCCTGACCTACCCTCACTCACAGTGATCAAGAAGCCCACAGCCCCACCACACCTCCAGGTTctccaaaaaaagggaaaaacagagcaGAAGCCTATAGGATCCTCCTAAGGGGCACTCTCTCTGGCACCTCCCAAGCAGAATTCACCAGTGTTTTGTCCTCACTGTCTCCAGTGGGCATGGACTGTGACAAGGTCTAATGTGTGAACTTCCCCAAAGGCAGGGCCACATCATCCTTCCTATGCCACCCCTATATCAGCAATGAACTTACAAGgatttgggaattttaaaaaattaagttcatgattaaaatatttttaaaatatgcacattCTGATTTTCAGAACAGCATACTCAAAACTCCCTGCCCAAATCTTGGAGCCATCCCAGGGCAGCTTAGTTCAATAGTCCCTCCGGGTAGCCAAGTCAGCACACAGGAAGGGACCTGGCATTCCACAGACTCCTTCTGAGCCAGGATCACCTTCGTATTTACCGCCAGAAGCTGGATAGTTTGGAGGTATTAAGACCTCGCTCTATAAATGGATGTGTCTTCTGAGCATCTCTATAAAACTTCGGAAAAGAACGCTTGAGTAGAAAATGTGGATTTACACCATAATGAGGGACCAGAGGAAGAAGCCAAGGAGAGTTGTCACTACTAGGCTCCTCCAGGAGAGAGACGATAGGTCACCAGCATCAGCCCAGGCTTCCCATAGGAGCTCGAGAGGTGGCAGGGCCACCAGGATTGAAGGAAGTGCTAGATGTTGTCACCTCAAGTTTACACCATGTTATACGTCAATCATATCTTGGGGAAAGCCAGGGAGAAGTGGAACTTCCTTGCAAGAGAAAAAGACTGTTGGCAAGAATCCATGTAGCAGAGATAGAGAATCACGGAGCCCATGCTTTGGGTTCATGCTGTAAGTGGCTTGACAAGATGGTGACAGTGACTtgtgtcatttatttcattaatgaacTTCTTTACAcactcagtttttaaataaattatttatttactgttgaCTTTAATattatctgtgaaaaaaaaaaaaagaaaaaccgaCATGGCTGGCTCTTCTTTCAAACTATGAGAATGTATctcttgcttttgaaaattatgtGAGGAAATCCGTTTTGACATGTTTTCAGTGACCCATCACTTTTCGGGAATCTGTGCCAAAAATGGTTGTAAACCCAGAGCTTCACCTAGTTCCAGGTACACAGCAAGTGCTCAGTTAATGTTGGTGGAGGGAAGGGCTGAATGGATCTTTTTATTCCTGGCACCCAAGTATACATCCCAGACCCAGGCCTAACATGcatggggaggtggggaaaagGTGGACTTTCCCCTGGGGCTGAGTGGGGAGGCTAAGGATCTGGGCTCTGGGGTGGAAGAGTCTGTCCTAGCCCAGGCCCCTGTGGCCCCAGCACTGGGTGAGATTCATCGCCTTGGGTAGAGACATATTCCCTGGGACACACAGCTGTTGACAACCATTAACGAACGCCAGGCAAATGCCAACATCGTACCTGGAAGAAGTGACTTATGGGGCAACGTTAGGAGTCAGTCAGGCTGAGCTGTTTGTCCTTGAGCAAGTTACCCACCCTGCCACCACCATCTCTGGCCTCAGTTGCCTTATCAATAAAAGGAGGGGCTGGACAAGGGAGGTTTCAACAGTCTTTCCCCGTCCAATTGTGGAGTTCTGGGTTAGAGATGCTGAGAAACGCTATGGAGCACAGGTTCATCCTGGTCCAAAGCGGAGGAGATGGAACCGTctcaaggaagaggaaagaggccaAGGATTTTCATACTGAGCCTTTATGCCAAGGCCACCTTGCTGTGGCCCGGCCACTTCTGGTGTGGAACAGTCGAGGCCCGGGACGGGACTAACCCAGGACAGAAGCCCTGCTCCTGAGTGATCAAGCTCTGAGTGCCAAAGTCCAGGAATCCTTCTCAGCTTCTGTGTGGTGACTCAAAGCCAGCTCAGGCTGGGGATTTCCTGACCTGCCCagggggtgagaggcagaggttTCCTCCTACCAAGAAAGAAGATGTGAATCCAAGAAGTTCTGTTTTCGGTGAAGTGAAAAcatcccttccctttctcccccaaaTCTTACTGGAGGAGGTCACAGGGCAGAGGTTCTGACCCCCTCCCAAGCCTCCAGCCACTCCTAGGGGCgttggggagaagagaagaaaagctgaACCCATAGCGCAGAGGCATTTTCAAGCTTCAGAGTGGTTTGGGATTTGTGGAGTCACCAATGTTGTCACCAATGTTGTCGTATGGAGATTTCTGGCAATCCTGTGAGGTCAGCTCAGAATAGCACCTGCATTTTATGGGTGAGAAGCCTGAGGTTCCAGGGAGGGGAAaccacctgcccaaggtcacatggcaggTGCAGGTCCAGGAGCAGGAGCACAGGAAACCACAGATACTAGGAGGCAGTGGCAATCTCCACTGGGCCATAGTCATAGTGTCACCAGAGGACTGAAACCTCAGGAAAGAAGGTTGGGCCAAGTGAGATGAACCACTCAACAGAGACCCtgagggcagagaggcagggccATGGCTTCTGCTTAAGTAAAGTGCCCCATACACGCAGAGTCACTAAAACAAATGCACAAGCCAAGTAACAGTGCTGCCTTCTGGAGAGACTTCCCAGCTCTGtaagcctctgcctctgtttccccatctttaaGCCTTGGAGGTTTGGAGGGTGAATTGAATGAGATAAAATGTGGGTAGGAACCGTAGCACAAGGCCTGGCATGTAGTGAGCGCTTACATGTCAGTTCGCATTATTATGTTGCTATTACTAAGACTGATGAAGCCGTGTCCCTTTCTCCCAGGCCAGCATCAGCCCCCTGAGGGCAGGTCTTCAAGAGCATGTCCCTTTTACAAACTAAGGCTCAGTGAGGggcctctgcttccttcttctgTAAGTTGATGGAGCTGGGCCGGATGCCCTCTCAGTGCCCCGCTACCTCTCCCAAGCTGGGCAGGTAACAAGGGGTAGGGCAGAGAGGGTTCACACCCGGTGCCCCACTGAGCTCCAGGGCTGCCTACCCAAGGACGATGCCCACCATGATGCCCTGAATGTaaggctccccctccccccgcagttCTCAGCCTCCCGGGTGGGCAGGCAGCTTTGAGGTCTGGGACAATAGCTGGGATCTCATGAGTGCAAAACCCCGTCAGGGATCCCTGCTGCTCCGGGAGGAAGGCGGAGACCACCATACAGCTAGCTGCCTTCAAGGGAGACTCAGTTTCTGGCCTGTCACTGCTTGGTGCCCAGAATCCACCTGCCCCTCACGGAGAGACTTCCAGCATCTCCTCCTTGAAATCCATCCTGTCCTGCTCCTGGCTCTCCGGCTGTTCCAGGTGGCTGCCCTTGTCCTGGCTGACCTTCCTGGGTGTCTTCAGAAATCTGGAATATTCAGGCCCCAGCTGCAAGTCAGCCCCTGCCCCATCCGCTGGGGGTTTCCAGCCCACCCAACCACTGcttcccctttcctcctcagCCCCTAGGCTACTCACCTGAATAGCAGTTTTTGCCCAGGTTCTTTCTTAATGATGTTCAGCTTATAGTAGTGGCGCAAGGCACGTGACATCTTCTCATAGGTCATGTTCACCCGGTTCTAGAAGGCAAAGCAGTCCCACATCATCCTCCgctccccaccccattccctccgggcctcagtttccacacctgGAATGGAGcaggttgggggcacctgggtggctcagtaggttaagcatccgacttttgattttggctcaggtcatgctttcAGGGCAGTGAGATtggcctcaggctccatgctcagcggaaagtctgcttgagattcttcctccctccctgtgtccctctccctgctcacattctctctctcaaaaaaaaaaaaaaaatgtctgtctctgtctccttgcctccatcctccacctcccactctaccccatttcctttttttttttttttttttaaaaaggaagaaagaaagaaacaggttgAACCAGATGGTTTCTTAACCCCCCGGAACCAGAGTTTTGCGAGGGCTTATGAGAGCTCTCTTGAGTTTGGAAGGAGACAGGCAGGGGAAGGTTGGAGGAGAAATAATGAGTACCACCTACAGGGCTCAGGACCACAGGGCAAGAATGAATCacatgttgcttttatttatttatgttttaagattttatttatttatttatttatttatttatttatttatttgagagagaaagagagcacaagcagcagacagggagagggagaagcaggctcaccactgggcagggaacccaatgcagggctcaatctcaggaccctaagatcatgacctgagccgaaggcaaacatttaaccgactgagctgtCCAGGCGCCCTTCATATGTTGCTTCCAAATAGCAAATGTCAcaagtagtatatatatatatatctccttgcTACCTGCCCCCCAAGTGAAGGGTgttggcgctctctctctctctttctctctctctctctctctctctctctctatatatatatatatatatatatatatttttttttttttttttttttttagttggaaaTGCAGTCAGAGAGACAGAATGGAAAGGGAAGCACAATGGTAGGGGTAGCTCGCCATGAGCTGCGTGACTTTAGccaagtcattttatttttctctgaggtGTGGGCACTGCAGAGTAAGGCAACGAGGCTGGGCTTTAGTGTCAACGTAAGCCCCAGCTCCACCATGTGGCAGGTTCGTGGCCTTGGATAAATCTCTTCACCTCTCTGCATCTGTTTCCccagctataaaatgaagatgagagCACCCATCTCACAggtttattgtgaggattaaattagctAATCCATGGGAGCACTTAGCACAGCACTTGGCATGGGGTATATATGCTCATTAAATGGAATCGCTGCTCCCTGGGCCGCAGTTCCCCTCCCTATACTAGAAGGGGATTGGACGAGGTGAACACACCCAGGCTTGAGTCATCTGCATCCGTTCCAACCACCAGCACCACAGAGAGGCAACAGAAGCAGATCATTTTGAGTACCTGGGTGGCGCGgttggttgagtgcctgactcgtggtttctgctcaggtcgtgatctcagagttctgagactgaggcccacatggggctccttgctcagcagagagtttgtttctcttctccctctccctctgcccctcccctcaccataaataaatatataaatctttaaaatagagtgGAGGCAGAGGCACACACTCTGTGTTCAAGTCCATGCTCCGCCACCTACTGGCTGCAAACTCTTGGACAAACTACTTTGtgtgcttctgtttcctctctgGTGTCTACTTCACGAGGTGTCCTGAGGATTAAACGAGTTAATGCAGGGAAAGCCCTCAGAGCAGTGCCTGGTGATCAAATGCTATACCATTTTAGGAAACGCTATCTATTATAGATTACCATGATTGATTGCTAATAGtttttttaagactctttttATAGctaactgaatttatttatagaCAAGGACACTTGCTTTACATCATCGCTGTAAAGCAAGAGATTGACGTCATAGTTAAAAACTTTTAATCCCAattcttactaaaataaataattagtaaaaTTTGGGGTAAACCACCTAAAATCTTCTGGCAGATGCCCTTTTAGGTTATGGGCATTCCTCACATTGGGAATGCAGACCTCAGTGCTTAACAGGCTTTCCCAGCCCTGATACCCAATGCTCCCACACAGCCTGAGACCTGAATCTCTACCCCAGCTCCCCCACCTCACCCCGGGAAACCAGTTTCCTCACCTGGCCTAATTACCCCACAGCATATGCAGTGTAATTCATGTAAAAACGCTTTGAGAGTCTCAAGAACTAAGCAAAGGTGGGTTTAAGTGAGTAGAAGGGCAAGATTCCTGAGTTTCGGGGACAGTCCCCATCCTCAAGAAGTAACTTCTTGTCCCTTAGGATCTCCCAGAATAAAATGATCCCAATACTTCTGGAGCTGCTGGTGaagcccctcacccccacctctgtCAGTTGAAAACCGTCCCCTAGTGCTGAGGGGTCCACTCTGAACTCCTGCTCTGTCTCCTTCTGGAAATGTGGAGGCCAGCCCACATGCTAGCTGAGGTTTACCTTATGGTTTCCCCAGAGTCTGGCAAGCCCATTTGGATCCACAACTCTGAAGATCTTGGCGTTCTTATCTTCCCATCTGATGTAGGGCTCATACCTGGTGTCACAGAGCAGCTGGTACACATAATCCCACAGCAGCCGGCAGTCTACGATGGAGCACAGCCATTTGCGGGGGCTCATTGTCTCATTTATTCACCTTAACTCTAGGAAGTGCCcccccttaaataaatatataaatctttatccACAGCGAGATATGACGAAACAAGCCCAGAGAGGTATGGACATATCCCAGTCACCAATCTCCTGAGTGACACACAGACTGAAAAGACTAACTCAGCTCTGCAAACATGAGAGCCAACACCCTTCACTTGGGGGGCAGGTAGCAAGGGCAGGCAGTGGGGATGCTGGATGGCGGCCAGTGGCCTGCACCTGCTTCCAGATCCCTCTCTGCCCTTTGCCCTATTCTCTGTTAAATCAGGATTGTTAAATCCATCCTGTCAAGTCCTTTAGTGAGAAGCTTGAGAAAATCAAATCATCATGGAGGGCAAGTGGCCAAGGGAGCCTGGGAGCAAGAGCTTAAGGCCTCCTACCTGGGCCACCTGGCTGGGTCATTTCAGGCAGATTACCTAACCTCTTCTGAGCCACAGTATCTTTGTAAGGGATGATATGAGGATTGAGTAACATAATAAACCCAAAAGCCcttagcactgtgcctggtacagagtaagtgctcagAGAATATTAagcattattattaaaaagatcaAATGCTTGTGCTTCAGTGATTCCCAGGCATTTCCAACCCAGAAGCCAGGCTTAGTGGTGTCTTAGGACAAATGTTATTGCCCTAGCGTGGCTCAAAATTATGCTttggaaaggcaggcagggggtacctgggtggctcagcggttgagcttctgcctttggctcagatcatgatcccggggtccggggatcaagtcttacatcaggctccctgcatggagcctgcttctccctctgcctgtgtctctgcctctctctctctctctgtctctcaagaataaataaataaaatcttgtaaaaaaaagaaagagagagagaggaaaaaaaggcagtTTATCTGTCAGTTTTTCTGGTGGCCTGTTAGTCAACACTTTAACAATGAATGTAGAGTGGAAGTGTGTTGCCTGCTTAGAgctcaggctctggagccagactgcctgggttcatgCCCCAGCTCTGGCACTTACTGCTGTGTGATTGATCCTGGGGGAGTCACTtaagttctctgtgcctcattttccttcctataaaatggagctaatactAACCTCAAAAAGTTGGTGTGGGATTAAGTAAAGTTCTCAGAACCATGCCTGATACACAGTAAGCACCCaattgttgaaaaataaataaataaaaatttaaagagaggAATACTCCATGCCAATCTCACTATCTGACTGTGACTAGTTTAACTGTCCCTGCCCTATTGTGGCCAGATTATGGCAAGCACATGGGACAGTCACCCTAAACTCTTCTAAAAGCTCAGCACAGACTCCATTCCTCAGCTCAAAACAAACCTCTGCCCTGCCACCACCCACCCTCTAGACTTGGCCTCAGCCTACCTCCCAGGGGCACACAGCCTCCTACTCACCAGAGATCCTGCCATCGATGGGGGCCTGTGGCATCGTGGGGGAGGAGCAGTCTCCCTCAGTCTTGCAGCCCAGCTCCTCACAGTGAAATACATCGAGGGACTCCTCCCTGCCAAGGGGCCACTTAGACAGGGGGCTCAAGAAGCTGGCAGGCCCCAGATGTGATGGCTGCTGCAGGAGATCCCTTTGGGGGGCCAACTGAGGGGGCCCGGTCCCCTCTGCAAGCAGATAAGCACCAATTGATTCTGTGGGGAGAATCCTGAGCCTCCCCCAGCTCAGACCCCTCAATGCCATGCCTGGGAGCCCCGTGAGGCAGCACTCCCAATGCTCTTCTTCCATCTGGTCCCCAGGTGGAAGGTCAAGGAGACATAGGGTCCCCGAGCTCTGGCACAGGTGAGGGCCAGACAGCACAGGGGCCAACCTCAGCTCTGAGACAAGTAACTTAATCTCTCAAACCCACCCCTTGCAAAGCCAAGAGGTGACAGAACCAGGTCCAGAATCCAGATGCTTGTATCTTAGTCCTGTATCCTCTCCAtccacccaacaaatatttattaagaactttctgtgagccaggcattgttctaaagCATGTGGGGGACATATCACTGAACCCAAAAACCCATATCACTGAACCAAAAAAACCccttccctcaaggagcttatattATAGTGGGAGGGTAAGGGGGTTGCAAACGGAGagaatgtgtaaaataaaaaaggaaatagtataCAATATGAGGGGGGTGAGAATAAAGCACTGTAAGACAGATAGGGAATCCTGGGAAAGACAGGTACATGATGGTAAGGGAAGGTCTCACTGAAGTGTTAACATCTAGTAGACAtctaaaggaaagagaggagtgAGCTATGTGAGAATCTAGAAGAGGGaatgccaggcagagggagcagcaagagcaaaggccctgaggcaggaatgtgTCTGGCTTATTCAATGACCATGGAGGCTGTTGTAGCTAGAgcagcatgagcaagggggagagggttGGGAGAGGACAGCAGAAGGCAGGAGTCATTTATAAGGACTgtggctgggcagcccgggtggctcagcggtttagcgccaccttcagcccagggtgtgatcctggagacctgggttcgagtcccatgtcaggctccctgcatggagcctgcttctccctctgcctgtgtctctgcctctctctctctctctgtgtctctcatgaataaagaaataagatctttaaaaaaaataaggactgtGGCTTTGACTCTGAGTTTGATGGGAGCCATTGGAagattttgagcagagaagtgacatgatctgatttattaATCTCTCTGGCTACTCTATTGTGAATAGATCATAGGAGATCAAGAGTGAAAACAAGGACATCAGTGAGGAGATTCTCTAGAAGTGATGAGGGCTGGGCCATGGGCAGCAATAGAGGTGTGTGAAGTGATTGAGTTCTGGATAGATTATGA from the Canis lupus dingo isolate Sandy chromosome 12, ASM325472v2, whole genome shotgun sequence genome contains:
- the ETV7 gene encoding transcription factor ETV7 isoform X4; translation: MNGRALCILTKDDFRLRAPGSGDVLYELLQYIKTQRQALVCGPFFGGAFRQKMPTQRYPCLLKEGTGPPQLAPQRDLLQQPSHLGPASFLSPLSKWPLGREESLDVFHCEELGCKTEGDCSSPTMPQAPIDGRISDCRLLWDYVYQLLCDTRYEPYIRWEDKNAKIFRVVDPNGLARLWGNHKNRVNMTYEKMSRALRHYYKLNIIKKEPGQKLLFRFLKTPRKVSQDKGSHLEQPESQEQDRMDFKEEMLEVSP
- the ETV7 gene encoding transcription factor ETV7 isoform X3, translating into MQEGALASSSVSPEAATPPPGAQARCEARMNLLGEGEICKLPGRLRIQPALWSREDVLHWLRWAEQEYSLERTGEHGFEMNGRALCILTKDDFRLRAPGSEGTGPPQLAPQRDLLQQPSHLGPASFLSPLSKWPLGREESLDVFHCEELGCKTEGDCSSPTMPQAPIDGRISDCRLLWDYVYQLLCDTRYEPYIRWEDKNAKIFRVVDPNGLARLWGNHKNRVNMTYEKMSRALRHYYKLNIIKKEPGQKLLFRFLKTPRKVSQDKGSHLEQPESQEQDRMDFKEEMLEVSP
- the ETV7 gene encoding transcription factor ETV7 isoform X1, with amino-acid sequence MQEGALASSSVSPEAATPPPGAQARCEARMNLLGEGEICKLPGRLRIQPALWSREDVLHWLRWAEQEYSLERTGEHGFEMNGRALCILTKDDFRLRAPGSGDVLYELLQYIKTQRQALVCGPFFGGAFRQKMPTQRYPCLLKEGTGPPQLAPQRDLLQQPSHLGPASFLSPLSKWPLGREESLDVFHCEELGCKTEGDCSSPTMPQAPIDGRISDCRLLWDYVYQLLCDTRYEPYIRWEDKNAKIFRVVDPNGLARLWGNHKNRVNMTYEKMSRALRHYYKLNIIKKEPGQKLLFRFLKTPRKVSQDKGSHLEQPESQEQDRMDFKEEMLEVSP
- the ETV7 gene encoding transcription factor ETV7 isoform X2 → MNEGALASSSVSPEAATPPPGAQARCEARMNLLGEGEICKLPGRLRIQPALWSREDVLHWLRWAEQEYSLERTGEHGFEMNGRALCILTKDDFRLRAPGSGDVLYELLQYIKTQRQALVCGPFFGGAFRQKMPTQRYPCLLKEGTGPPQLAPQRDLLQQPSHLGPASFLSPLSKWPLGREESLDVFHCEELGCKTEGDCSSPTMPQAPIDGRISDCRLLWDYVYQLLCDTRYEPYIRWEDKNAKIFRVVDPNGLARLWGNHKNRVNMTYEKMSRALRHYYKLNIIKKEPGQKLLFRFLKTPRKVSQDKGSHLEQPESQEQDRMDFKEEMLEVSP